One genomic window of Xanthobacter dioxanivorans includes the following:
- a CDS encoding M20/M25/M40 family metallo-hydrolase, which translates to MTVTKQDLEAWVDADRDVLIQFVQDFIRCRSPNPPGDTLEAAQHVRAFLDAQNIAYEIIAPNELMPNIVSSFEGGAAGRHLALNGHMDVFPVEDESAWSQDPWGGALVDGKIYGRGSADMKCGTTASIFAYTYLNRIREQLKGRLTLVVVSDEETFGPWGARYLAEHRPEVFGDCCLNGEPSGISTVRFGEKGPLWLEFRIRTAGAHGAYTHMSPSATVIASELIADLARLKDLAVPDLGNLEAAISSASGVIDGEYGAGAAAIIRKVTVNPGLVAGGVKVNLVAAECRVQVDIRVPNGLTEKDILPHIDEISARHHGVTYRVILSEEPAWTPPDSEMIDYVRQNAKQLAGIDPAPIISLGATDARLWRYKGLPAIVYGPAPRGMGSVDEHVPVEEFIHIVKCHVLSAFDYLRKA; encoded by the coding sequence ATGACTGTGACGAAGCAAGATCTGGAAGCCTGGGTGGACGCGGACCGCGATGTCCTCATCCAGTTCGTCCAGGACTTCATCCGCTGCCGCAGCCCCAACCCGCCAGGTGACACGCTCGAAGCTGCGCAGCATGTGCGCGCTTTTCTCGATGCTCAGAATATCGCCTACGAGATTATTGCGCCCAACGAGCTCATGCCCAATATCGTTTCCTCATTCGAGGGCGGCGCTGCCGGGCGTCATCTGGCGCTCAATGGACACATGGACGTGTTCCCGGTCGAAGACGAGAGCGCCTGGAGCCAGGATCCATGGGGCGGGGCCCTCGTGGATGGCAAGATCTATGGCCGCGGCTCGGCCGATATGAAATGCGGCACCACGGCCTCCATCTTCGCTTACACCTATCTGAATCGCATCCGCGAGCAGCTCAAGGGGCGCCTCACGCTCGTGGTGGTTTCCGACGAGGAGACCTTCGGGCCCTGGGGCGCGCGCTATCTGGCCGAGCATCGCCCTGAAGTCTTCGGCGATTGCTGCCTCAACGGCGAACCGAGCGGCATCAGTACCGTACGCTTCGGCGAGAAGGGGCCGCTTTGGCTCGAGTTCCGCATTCGCACGGCGGGGGCGCACGGAGCCTACACGCACATGAGCCCGAGCGCGACAGTCATCGCGAGCGAACTCATTGCCGACTTGGCCAGGCTCAAGGATCTCGCCGTGCCCGATCTTGGCAACCTCGAGGCCGCCATCAGCTCGGCCTCCGGGGTCATCGATGGCGAATATGGAGCCGGCGCCGCGGCCATCATTCGCAAGGTCACGGTCAATCCCGGTCTCGTTGCGGGTGGCGTCAAGGTCAATTTGGTGGCCGCCGAATGCCGTGTGCAGGTGGATATCCGTGTGCCCAATGGACTGACCGAGAAGGACATCCTCCCGCATATCGACGAGATCAGCGCCCGCCACCACGGCGTGACCTATCGCGTGATCCTGTCCGAGGAGCCGGCCTGGACGCCCCCCGATTCCGAGATGATCGACTATGTGCGACAGAACGCGAAGCAGCTCGCGGGCATTGATCCGGCGCCGATCATCAGCCTCGGCGCAACGGACGCGCGACTCTGGCGCTACAAGGGCCTCCCGGCGATCGTGTACGGCCCGGCGCCTCGCGGCATGGGAAGTGTCGACGAACATGTGCCGGTCGAGGAATTCATTCATATAGTGAAGTGTCATGTGTTGTCGGCATTTGATTATTTAAGAAAAGCATAG
- a CDS encoding amino acid ABC transporter permease yields MDYTWHFQIVWDYRAVFVRGAIMTAQITFWATSIGLTLGLALGLMRRSQILLLRAPAATFIELFRSTPVLVQLVWIYYALPILTGLQLSNTASVSIGLGLHAAAYFGEIFRAGVNSISKGQWDAARAIGMSYTQSMRRIILPQAIRRMIPPFINEFASLIKLTTLGSALAVYELLHEANNLINSTYRPLEIYTVLAVAFAALIYPIIYASQRLEQRWQLHQ; encoded by the coding sequence ATGGACTACACTTGGCACTTCCAGATCGTGTGGGACTATCGGGCGGTCTTCGTGCGCGGGGCGATCATGACCGCGCAGATCACGTTCTGGGCGACATCGATCGGCCTGACCCTGGGCCTTGCGCTTGGCCTCATGCGTCGAAGCCAGATTCTTCTGCTTCGCGCTCCGGCCGCGACCTTTATCGAGCTCTTCCGGTCGACGCCTGTGCTCGTGCAGCTCGTCTGGATTTACTACGCGCTGCCAATCCTCACGGGCCTGCAACTGAGCAACACCGCATCGGTGTCCATTGGCCTCGGCCTGCACGCGGCTGCCTACTTCGGCGAGATCTTCCGGGCCGGGGTGAACTCCATCAGCAAGGGGCAGTGGGATGCCGCGCGGGCGATCGGCATGAGCTACACGCAGTCCATGCGCAGGATCATCCTGCCGCAGGCCATTCGGCGCATGATCCCGCCCTTTATCAATGAGTTTGCCTCGCTCATCAAGCTGACGACGCTCGGCTCGGCGCTCGCGGTCTATGAACTGCTTCATGAGGCGAACAACCTCATCAACAGCACCTATCGGCCGCTCGAGATCTACACCGTGCTGGCGGTGGCCTTCGCGGCCCTCATCTACCCCATCATCTACGCCTCGCAGCGGCTCGAGCAGCGCTGGCAGCTGCACCAATGA
- a CDS encoding amino acid ABC transporter ATP-binding protein — MAAAPMTAPVIKARNVQKSFGKLHVLKGIDLEIVKGEVLAIIGPSGSGKSTFLRCMNFLEEYDHGEIWFGDQLVGYRKAGNGALVKDKASRIAAIRTRMGMVFQNFNLFPHMSVLENVVEGPTVVQRRKREDVITQAKALLDRVGLSAKVDVYPEALSGGQQQRAAIARALAMDPEVMLFDEPTSALDPELVGEVLDVMRSLAADGMTMVVVTHEMSFAREVADRVMMMDDGNRVEIDTPEKIFTNPSHPRTAEFLQRVLR; from the coding sequence CTGGCAGCTGCACCAATGACCGCTCCCGTGATCAAGGCGCGCAACGTTCAGAAGTCCTTCGGGAAGCTACATGTCCTGAAAGGCATCGACCTTGAGATCGTGAAGGGCGAGGTGCTCGCCATCATCGGTCCGAGCGGGTCGGGCAAGAGCACGTTCCTCAGGTGCATGAATTTCCTCGAGGAATACGACCACGGCGAGATCTGGTTCGGCGACCAGCTCGTCGGCTACCGCAAGGCCGGCAATGGCGCGCTCGTGAAGGACAAGGCGTCCCGCATCGCTGCCATCCGCACGCGCATGGGCATGGTCTTCCAGAACTTCAATCTGTTTCCGCACATGAGCGTGCTCGAAAATGTTGTCGAGGGCCCGACCGTCGTCCAGCGGCGCAAGCGTGAGGACGTCATCACGCAGGCCAAGGCCCTGCTCGATCGCGTCGGCCTCTCGGCAAAGGTCGATGTCTATCCCGAGGCCCTTTCGGGCGGTCAGCAGCAGAGGGCGGCCATAGCGCGCGCGCTCGCCATGGACCCCGAGGTCATGCTGTTCGACGAGCCAACCTCGGCACTCGATCCGGAGCTCGTCGGCGAAGTGCTGGACGTCATGAGATCGCTTGCCGCCGACGGCATGACCATGGTCGTCGTCACGCACGAGATGAGCTTCGCGCGGGAGGTTGCCGACCGCGTGATGATGATGGACGACGGCAATCGCGTCGAAATCGACACGCCCGAAAAGATCTTCACGAACCCGTCCCACCCCCGCACAGCGGAATTCCTGCAACGCGTCCTGCGTTGA
- a CDS encoding GntR family transcriptional regulator, with protein MRNTAAKSKSSGQQSHASTPPLPERPANATPTRTLKPATVMRAARVADQVYRHLRRAIISGEIESGTRLREVEIAQALSVSRTPVREAISRLIGDLLVREHETTGVEVVDMAGDVMDIHHIREALELCAARLAAKRITDEQIQELEALVEKGEKASFADRVRVNQKFHLMIVQASGSPRLIDMLTSFNEYFLHPKWVTRTEKKSVDQALSDHRQIVAALRARSPDRTERILRRHLKLGLMQLTDNAG; from the coding sequence ATGCGAAACACTGCTGCAAAAAGTAAAAGTTCCGGGCAACAGAGCCATGCTTCTACACCGCCTCTGCCGGAGCGACCGGCGAACGCGACCCCGACGAGGACCCTGAAGCCTGCCACCGTCATGCGGGCCGCGCGGGTGGCGGATCAGGTCTATCGCCATCTGCGGCGGGCAATCATCTCCGGCGAGATCGAATCCGGTACGCGCTTGCGAGAAGTCGAGATCGCCCAGGCGTTGAGCGTCAGTCGAACGCCTGTTCGAGAAGCGATATCGCGCCTCATCGGCGACCTCCTGGTTCGCGAGCATGAGACAACCGGCGTCGAAGTTGTGGATATGGCCGGAGATGTGATGGATATCCATCACATCCGCGAGGCTCTGGAGCTTTGCGCGGCGCGGCTGGCAGCGAAACGAATCACAGATGAGCAGATTCAAGAACTGGAGGCGCTTGTAGAGAAGGGGGAGAAGGCCTCGTTTGCGGATCGCGTACGCGTCAATCAGAAATTTCATCTGATGATCGTGCAGGCCTCGGGCTCTCCGCGGCTGATCGACATGCTCACAAGTTTCAACGAGTATTTTCTGCATCCGAAATGGGTAACCCGGACTGAAAAGAAATCTGTCGATCAAGCCTTGAGCGACCACAGGCAGATCGTCGCGGCCTTGCGCGCGCGCTCTCCGGATCGAACGGAGAGAATTCTCCGCCGCCACTTGAAGCTGGGCCTCATGCAACTGACAGACAACGCCGGCTGA
- a CDS encoding substrate-binding periplasmic protein has product MKNILRYPLLLGSVLAALVVSATVQPARAQVMDRILKDRSIKIGYIPSPPGTIKDPASGEVKGYYVDGVRYIFKAIGVEPVFVETTWANFAAGLQSGQFDLSIAGTFATIQRAAAVEFTKPIHYLGYSAIVKKGDARFKVPSDFNKEGLKIAVVQGGAAQEYVKENFPNATVVALGTGNLTAPFMEVSAGRAEVGIEDAWQARRYASQQPGVTDLFQDNPYNLLPIAWTVKRGNQDLLNFTNTAIDFMLLTGRWERMANAYGMTGRFYDRPSLMAFGTVTEAPTTDKK; this is encoded by the coding sequence ATGAAGAACATCTTACGCTACCCGCTCCTTCTCGGGAGCGTGCTGGCCGCCCTCGTGGTATCCGCCACCGTGCAACCCGCCAGGGCGCAGGTCATGGACCGCATCCTGAAGGACCGCTCGATCAAGATCGGCTACATTCCATCGCCGCCCGGCACCATCAAGGACCCTGCGTCGGGTGAAGTAAAAGGTTACTACGTCGACGGCGTGCGCTACATCTTCAAGGCCATCGGCGTTGAGCCGGTCTTCGTCGAAACCACCTGGGCGAATTTTGCCGCCGGCCTACAATCGGGCCAGTTCGACCTGTCCATCGCCGGCACGTTCGCAACCATTCAGCGCGCCGCCGCCGTCGAGTTCACCAAGCCCATCCACTATCTCGGCTACAGCGCCATCGTGAAGAAGGGCGACGCGCGCTTCAAGGTGCCTTCCGACTTCAACAAGGAAGGCCTCAAGATCGCTGTTGTGCAGGGCGGTGCCGCGCAAGAATACGTGAAGGAAAACTTCCCCAACGCCACCGTGGTCGCCCTCGGCACCGGAAACCTGACCGCTCCGTTCATGGAGGTGTCCGCGGGGCGCGCCGAAGTCGGCATCGAAGATGCCTGGCAGGCGCGCCGCTACGCGTCTCAGCAGCCCGGCGTGACTGACCTCTTTCAGGACAACCCCTACAATCTCCTGCCCATCGCATGGACCGTGAAGCGCGGCAATCAGGACCTCCTCAACTTCACCAACACCGCCATCGATTTCATGCTGCTGACGGGACGCTGGGAGCGCATGGCCAACGCTTACGGCATGACCGGCCGCTTCTACGACCGGCCGAGCCTGATGGCGTTCGGCACCGTGACGGAGGCTCCGACGACCGACAAGAAGTAA
- a CDS encoding polysaccharide deacetylase family protein, which yields MGMIENPVKWPNGARCAVAITFDMDTDCLLHYAHRHTADTLIGTASLLRYDLVGIPRILKIFKKYDIKQTFFVPGWTAERYPGTIKQILDEGHEIGAHGYLHERLDTLSAEMEDYWFMRSLEALEKVTGLRPRGFRAPSYRFSKNTLNYLAREGFCYDSSLMGDDVPYLIEGDNGGLVELPTHWALDDWPQFTINSDLGYAMQVNSPDRAMDVFMAEFEAAWEYGGLWIAVWHPFVMGRLARCVRMEKMIEYMHDKGGVWFATLDEVASHVNRMILSGEYKPSKEKIPYHDAVADPWSRQR from the coding sequence ATGGGCATGATCGAGAATCCGGTAAAGTGGCCAAACGGCGCAAGATGTGCCGTTGCAATTACCTTCGACATGGACACCGATTGCCTCCTGCACTATGCGCATAGGCACACTGCAGATACTCTGATCGGTACCGCATCTTTGCTGCGTTATGATCTCGTGGGAATTCCAAGGATTCTGAAGATATTTAAGAAATACGATATAAAACAGACATTCTTTGTGCCGGGTTGGACTGCGGAGCGCTATCCGGGCACCATAAAGCAAATTCTTGATGAGGGTCACGAGATCGGCGCTCATGGGTACCTTCATGAACGGCTGGATACCTTGTCGGCCGAGATGGAAGACTACTGGTTCATGCGCAGCCTGGAGGCCCTTGAGAAGGTCACGGGATTGCGCCCCCGCGGCTTCAGGGCGCCAAGCTATCGGTTCTCGAAAAACACTCTGAATTACCTCGCGCGAGAGGGATTTTGTTATGATTCATCGTTAATGGGGGACGATGTCCCCTACCTCATTGAGGGTGACAACGGCGGCCTTGTCGAATTGCCCACACATTGGGCTTTGGATGACTGGCCACAATTTACAATAAACTCGGACCTTGGGTACGCGATGCAGGTCAATTCGCCAGATCGTGCCATGGATGTCTTCATGGCTGAATTCGAGGCTGCCTGGGAATATGGCGGTCTTTGGATTGCGGTCTGGCATCCTTTCGTGATGGGGCGCCTGGCCAGGTGTGTGCGCATGGAGAAGATGATTGAATACATGCATGACAAGGGCGGCGTGTGGTTTGCCACTCTCGACGAGGTCGCGTCGCACGTTAATCGCATGATTTTGTCCGGTGAATACAAGCCTTCCAAAGAAAAGATACCCTATCACGATGCGGTGGCTGATCCTTGGAGCCGACAGCGCTAG
- a CDS encoding IclR family transcriptional regulator domain-containing protein yields MTTGAANEDKDYVQSLVRGLDVIRTFSQYKPRMTLSEVAQHAGLTRAAARRFLLTLTREGYAATDGKYFFLRPKVLDLGFSYLSSLPMWEVAQPIMRDVVNALQESCSLSVLDGGDIVYVARVPTQRVMTIGLSIGSRLPAFCTSMGRTLLAGLPPAELAVFYDQVKLEKLTERTVANMVALKDAIEASRRQGYTLVDQELEMGLRSIAVPVRNRRSEVLAALNVSTHQGRSSIEAMKTRFLPVLLDAAERISASLPQ; encoded by the coding sequence ATGACGACGGGCGCGGCGAACGAGGACAAGGACTACGTCCAGTCCCTGGTGCGGGGGCTGGACGTGATCCGCACCTTCAGCCAGTACAAGCCGCGCATGACGTTGAGCGAGGTGGCCCAGCATGCCGGGCTCACCCGCGCCGCGGCGCGGCGGTTCCTGCTCACACTCACCCGTGAAGGCTACGCGGCCACCGACGGAAAGTATTTCTTCCTGCGCCCGAAGGTGCTGGACCTCGGCTTTTCCTACCTCTCTTCGCTGCCCATGTGGGAGGTGGCTCAGCCCATCATGCGCGACGTGGTGAACGCGCTGCAGGAATCCTGCTCGCTTTCGGTGCTGGACGGGGGCGACATCGTCTATGTGGCCCGCGTGCCCACCCAGCGGGTGATGACCATCGGCCTGTCCATCGGCAGCCGCCTGCCGGCCTTCTGCACCTCCATGGGCCGCACCCTGCTCGCCGGCCTGCCGCCGGCCGAGCTCGCTGTCTTCTACGACCAGGTGAAGCTGGAGAAGCTCACCGAGCGCACAGTGGCCAACATGGTGGCGCTGAAGGATGCCATCGAGGCGTCCCGCCGCCAGGGGTACACCTTGGTGGACCAGGAACTGGAGATGGGGCTTCGATCCATCGCCGTGCCCGTGCGCAATCGCCGATCGGAGGTGCTGGCCGCGCTCAATGTGAGCACACACCAGGGGCGCTCCTCCATTGAGGCGATGAAGACGCGCTTCCTGCCGGTGCTGCTCGATGCCGCCGAACGCATCTCCGCCTCCCTGCCGCAATAG
- a CDS encoding FAD-dependent monooxygenase: MRVGICGGGLGGLSAAIGLASLGFEVEVFEKSSSLRATGAGLNLWPNAGRAICGLGLRDQYGAISVKLDRYLGYDANGKPLFEQDTRDWPRKYGAPSVGVYRLALSSMLATAYGLEKIKFGHEVRSVENKGDKAICHFSNGESYAGDLIVGADGIYSVIRDQLIGGVKFRPNDHHAYRWRAVIDLDEIDVDPAAQTGFYTPGGWLSVIPIGGGKAYWFGSVSGARNLDEFIDYFRCWTHTHIPRTLSITPRDIIVESPLYDVDGIPYQWTHGRITLLGDAAHPMMPDLAQGASQTFIDALALRNAFAKTKDIDQALHEYENERRPAANYVVKCSQKGSFLGRNKVEPVAVRYEKEIESQNI, from the coding sequence ATGCGAGTTGGAATTTGCGGCGGCGGATTGGGAGGGCTTTCTGCCGCCATCGGACTGGCATCCTTAGGTTTCGAGGTCGAGGTGTTCGAGAAATCATCGTCCCTTAGAGCTACGGGGGCGGGTCTAAACCTTTGGCCGAATGCCGGGCGCGCAATATGTGGCCTTGGCTTGCGCGACCAATATGGCGCCATTTCCGTAAAATTAGACCGCTATCTCGGCTATGACGCCAATGGAAAGCCACTTTTTGAGCAAGACACCCGCGATTGGCCCCGGAAGTACGGCGCTCCATCGGTTGGAGTATATCGGCTGGCCTTGAGTTCGATGCTTGCCACGGCGTACGGCCTGGAGAAAATAAAATTCGGCCATGAGGTGCGGTCGGTGGAAAATAAAGGCGACAAAGCCATTTGCCACTTCAGTAACGGCGAGAGTTATGCGGGAGATCTCATCGTTGGGGCTGATGGAATATATTCAGTCATTCGCGATCAGTTGATCGGTGGGGTGAAATTTCGCCCAAATGACCATCATGCTTATCGATGGCGCGCAGTTATTGATCTCGATGAAATAGATGTCGATCCCGCCGCACAGACAGGGTTCTATACGCCTGGTGGATGGTTGTCAGTTATCCCCATCGGAGGTGGTAAGGCCTATTGGTTCGGCTCCGTATCCGGAGCGAGGAACTTGGATGAGTTCATCGATTATTTTAGATGCTGGACCCACACTCACATTCCGCGAACCCTCAGCATCACCCCAAGGGATATAATCGTCGAGAGTCCACTCTATGATGTAGATGGAATTCCTTATCAATGGACCCATGGCCGCATCACGTTACTGGGAGATGCCGCCCATCCAATGATGCCTGATCTTGCGCAAGGCGCGAGCCAGACCTTCATCGACGCGCTGGCCCTGCGGAATGCGTTCGCAAAGACAAAAGATATCGATCAGGCGCTGCACGAGTACGAGAATGAGCGGCGTCCCGCCGCCAACTACGTGGTGAAATGCTCTCAAAAAGGAAGCTTTCTCGGACGAAATAAAGTTGAACCGGTGGCTGTGCGGTACGAGAAGGAAATTGAATCGCAGAATATATAG
- the pcaF gene encoding 3-oxoadipyl-CoA thiolase: MTEAFICDAVRTPIGRYAGGLSSVRPDDLAAHVIRALAERSPGLDAAAVEDVIFGCANQAGEDNRNVARMGALLSGLPIEVPGTTINRLCGSGMDAVGTAARAIKAGEADLMIAGGVESMSRAPFVMGKADSAFSRAAKIEDTTIGWRFVNPRMKALHGTDSMPETAENVAEEFNISRARQDAFALASQRRAGVAWAEGRFADEIVPFPVPQRKGEPKLFDRDEHMRPDTKLEDLVRLKGVVKPDGTVTAGNASGVNDGAAALLIASARAVETYGLTPRARILGMATAGVPPRIMGMGPAPATRKVLAKVGLTLADMDVIELNEAFAAQGLAVLADLGLPDDAAHVNPNGGAIALGHPLGMSGARLVGTAMYQLARTKGRYALCTMCIGVGQGIAAVIERV, translated from the coding sequence ATGACCGAAGCTTTCATCTGTGACGCGGTCCGCACGCCCATCGGCCGTTATGCCGGGGGCCTCTCTTCGGTGCGGCCGGATGATCTTGCCGCCCACGTCATTCGCGCTCTGGCCGAGCGCAGCCCGGGGCTGGATGCCGCGGCGGTGGAGGACGTGATCTTCGGCTGCGCCAACCAGGCCGGCGAGGACAATCGCAACGTGGCGCGCATGGGCGCCCTGCTGTCGGGCCTGCCCATAGAGGTGCCCGGCACCACCATCAACCGCCTGTGCGGCTCCGGCATGGACGCGGTGGGGACCGCGGCACGCGCCATCAAGGCCGGCGAGGCGGACCTCATGATCGCCGGCGGCGTCGAGAGCATGAGCCGCGCGCCCTTCGTCATGGGCAAGGCGGACAGTGCCTTCTCCCGCGCCGCGAAGATCGAGGACACCACCATCGGCTGGCGCTTCGTGAATCCGCGCATGAAGGCGTTGCACGGCACCGATTCCATGCCCGAGACCGCCGAGAACGTGGCGGAGGAATTCAACATCTCCCGCGCCCGCCAGGACGCCTTCGCGCTGGCGAGCCAGCGCCGTGCCGGCGTCGCCTGGGCCGAGGGCCGCTTCGCCGACGAGATCGTTCCGTTCCCGGTTCCCCAGCGCAAGGGCGAGCCCAAGCTCTTCGACCGCGACGAGCACATGCGGCCCGATACGAAGCTGGAAGACCTCGTCCGCCTGAAGGGCGTGGTGAAGCCGGATGGTACTGTCACCGCCGGCAACGCCTCCGGCGTCAATGACGGCGCCGCGGCCCTCCTCATCGCCTCCGCCAGGGCGGTGGAGACGTACGGCCTGACGCCCCGCGCCCGCATCCTCGGCATGGCCACCGCCGGCGTGCCGCCGCGCATCATGGGCATGGGTCCCGCGCCCGCCACCCGCAAGGTGCTGGCAAAGGTCGGCCTCACCCTTGCCGACATGGACGTGATCGAGCTCAACGAGGCGTTTGCCGCCCAGGGCCTCGCCGTGCTCGCCGACCTCGGCCTCCCCGACGATGCCGCCCACGTGAACCCCAATGGCGGCGCCATCGCCCTCGGCCATCCGCTCGGCATGTCCGGCGCGCGGCTGGTGGGCACCGCCATGTACCAGCTTGCCCGCACCAAGGGCCGCTATGCGCTCTGCACCATGTGCATCGGCGTCGGCCAGGGCATCGCCGCCGTGATCGAGCGCGTCTGA
- a CDS encoding 3-hydroxyacyl-CoA dehydrogenase, translating into MSVGQEGVIALVGGGSMGVGWAIVFARAGLAVRVHDASAEVRRAVLPAVAERLAALAAHGLLAEAPGEVMARVSVADDLAAALDGAVHVQENVPERLDLKTALFRAMDELAPPHAVLASSTSSLPASEFAGDLPGRARCLVAHPANPPHLLPIVEIVPAPFTAPEAAERTRTLMARAGQAPVVLKREVNGFIYNRLQGAVLREAYWMLEQGIADVADIDRVMTSGLGLRWSIVGPFETADLNYRGGLEEHARRMGERYRQMGAERGQPEAWDNALVTRAAAERRTLLPLDQWEARVAWRDSRLMAARAAGQAQPASYNAEADDAGTGA; encoded by the coding sequence ATGAGCGTGGGACAAGAAGGCGTCATCGCCCTCGTGGGTGGCGGCAGCATGGGGGTGGGATGGGCCATCGTGTTTGCCCGGGCGGGGCTTGCCGTGCGGGTCCACGACGCCTCCGCCGAGGTGCGCCGCGCGGTCCTGCCCGCCGTGGCGGAGCGCCTCGCCGCGCTCGCCGCCCATGGCCTCCTCGCCGAGGCCCCGGGCGAGGTGATGGCGCGGGTGAGCGTGGCCGACGACCTCGCCGCCGCCCTCGACGGCGCCGTCCATGTGCAGGAGAACGTGCCGGAGCGTCTCGACCTCAAGACCGCCCTGTTCCGCGCCATGGACGAGCTGGCGCCGCCCCACGCGGTGCTCGCCAGCTCCACCTCCTCGCTGCCGGCCTCCGAGTTTGCGGGCGATCTTCCCGGCCGGGCGCGCTGCCTCGTCGCCCACCCGGCCAATCCGCCCCATCTCCTGCCCATCGTGGAGATCGTGCCCGCCCCCTTCACCGCGCCCGAGGCCGCGGAGCGCACCCGCACCCTCATGGCCCGCGCCGGCCAGGCGCCGGTGGTGCTGAAGCGCGAGGTGAACGGCTTCATCTATAACCGCCTGCAGGGGGCGGTGTTGCGCGAGGCCTACTGGATGCTCGAGCAGGGCATCGCCGACGTGGCCGATATCGATCGGGTGATGACCTCCGGCCTCGGCCTGCGCTGGTCCATTGTCGGCCCGTTCGAGACGGCGGACCTCAACTATCGCGGCGGCCTGGAAGAGCATGCCCGTCGCATGGGCGAGCGCTACCGGCAGATGGGCGCCGAGCGCGGCCAGCCGGAGGCATGGGACAACGCCCTCGTCACCCGCGCCGCCGCCGAGCGCCGGACGCTCCTGCCCCTCGACCAATGGGAGGCGCGGGTGGCCTGGCGCGATTCCCGCCTCATGGCGGCGCGCGCCGCTGGGCAGGCGCAGCCGGCTTCCTATAATGCAGAGGCGGATGATGCGGGGACGGGGGCATGA
- a CDS encoding 2-hydroxyacid dehydrogenase, with protein MGGLAGVFLTPGPVNENRVRIAFQPDYMATVMTGSRPQVILFHSEASDPRWPDAIQRALPEFEVRRTLDGIPPEDVVAAVVWKHPSGMLESLSNLRLIQVLGAGVDHFLADPRLPRGVPIARLVDPGLAARMTEYVLLQTLALHRRLDETAKAQRERRWTFIHPAPPERCCVGVLGLGQLGLSCASTLSAFGFKVVGWSRSRKHRPKFDTYAGQDELAEFRRRCDVLVLLLPLTAQTCGLVDAGFLEDIREGATLINVARGALIDEAALIAALDGGRLRHAVLDVFQQEPLPADHPFWAHPRITVTPHNSSATNPDTAIGQITENIRRALSGLAPLHVVDPRAGY; from the coding sequence ATGGGCGGGCTCGCGGGTGTTTTCCTCACCCCCGGTCCAGTCAACGAGAACCGGGTGAGGATAGCATTCCAACCTGATTATATGGCGACAGTCATGACCGGATCGCGGCCTCAGGTGATACTTTTTCATAGTGAAGCCAGCGATCCACGCTGGCCTGATGCGATCCAGCGCGCGTTGCCGGAGTTCGAGGTTCGAAGGACGCTGGATGGGATCCCGCCTGAGGATGTCGTGGCCGCAGTGGTCTGGAAGCACCCTTCGGGAATGCTTGAATCCCTTTCGAACCTTCGGCTGATCCAGGTTCTTGGAGCCGGGGTTGATCACTTCCTCGCAGACCCGCGACTTCCAAGGGGTGTGCCGATCGCTCGCCTCGTGGATCCGGGACTTGCGGCTCGCATGACGGAGTACGTGTTGCTTCAGACGCTGGCGTTGCACCGCCGACTGGATGAGACTGCCAAGGCGCAGCGAGAACGGCGATGGACATTCATTCATCCTGCGCCGCCGGAGCGATGCTGCGTGGGCGTGCTTGGCCTTGGACAACTCGGCCTCTCGTGTGCCTCCACTCTTTCTGCCTTTGGTTTCAAGGTGGTTGGCTGGAGCAGGTCGCGTAAACATCGGCCGAAGTTTGACACGTATGCCGGACAGGACGAGCTCGCCGAATTTCGGCGCCGATGCGATGTTCTCGTGCTTTTGCTGCCGTTGACGGCGCAAACCTGCGGCCTTGTCGACGCGGGATTTCTCGAAGACATCCGAGAGGGCGCGACATTGATCAATGTCGCGCGAGGTGCGCTGATCGACGAGGCGGCTCTTATTGCTGCGCTTGATGGCGGACGACTACGGCACGCCGTGCTGGACGTCTTCCAACAGGAGCCGCTTCCGGCGGACCATCCGTTCTGGGCACACCCAAGGATCACAGTGACGCCGCATAACTCCAGCGCAACCAATCCGGATACCGCAATCGGACAGATTACAGAGAATATCCGTCGTGCTTTGTCGGGGCTTGCGCCTCTGCACGTTGTCGATCCGCGCGCGGGTTACTGA